The segment TTATCCGAATCAGCGGAGGCGGCTTGTCCGGCCTCGGTTCTTTCGGAATTTCAGTGAGAAGACCCGTCAGCCTATCCCGTCGGCGCAGCCGCCGTGACCTCCTGAACTGGCAGCGGCACGTCCTTGGCCACGCCGAGGACCGGGAAGCTGCGGACGTTCTTCACGTTCGGCATTGCGGCAAAATGCAGGAGCTGCTGGCGCATGCTCTCGACGCTCGGCGCCACACATTTCAGGAGATAGTCGGTGTCGCCCGAAATCCGCCAGCACTGCTGGATCCGCGGAATGGCGCCAATCGAGCTCTCGAACGCCTCGAGCACCGGCTGGGCCTGGCTGCCGAGCTGGATCGAGACGAACGACACCACCTCATAGCCGATCAGCCGCTCGTCGATCACCGCACGTACCGCCCGGATCACACCACGGCTGAACAGCGATTTCAGCCGCCGCAGGCAGTTCGGCGCCGAGACGCCGACGCGATGCGCGAGCTCGTTGTTGCGGACGCGGCCGTCCTGCTGGAGCTCGGACAATATCCTTAAATCGACGCCGTCGAGCTGGTGACGCCCGGCCATACCCACCTCGTCATGAACCCGTCATGCGAGGTAGCGAAGCACGCGGCGAAATCGCTGCCAAGGGCCCTCGGCGGCGCAGGGGACGGTCTAGTGGGGCCGGTTCAGTGCGTCCAGGGCTCGCCGCGGCGGAAGGAGAAATTGTCGGCATAGGCGACTTGCCGGTGCAGCGAATCCTTCGGCTCGATCACCTGATAGGCGATGCCTTTGCGCTCGCAATAGGCGACCGCCTCCTCCTTGGTGTGGAAGTGCAGCGTGATCTGCTGCTTCATGTCGCCGGACGAGGTCCAGCCCATCAGCGGCTCGACCGCGCGGGGCTGCTCCGGCTCGTAATCGAGCTGCCATTGCTTGGTCTTGGACCGGCCGGATTGCATCGCGTTCTTGGCGGGCTTGAAAATGCGTGCGGTCATTTGGCTGTCCGGCCCTCTTGTCTTTTCGTTCGATTTCGATGCGTCACGGTAGCAGTTGGTGCAAACCGCGGGCATAGTATAGAGACACCTTTCGGGAACTGATCGGTGATTCCGGCGCCCCCGGGTGCCTCACCGACGGGTATAATCATTATGCTGCACTGTGACAATTGCGTACCCGCCCTTCGCCCCGGGGTCCCGCCCGGCGGCGCCGCCGCCCCGGCGTTTGCGCTTCTGTCCGCTTCGAAAGCTCCCGTCGCATGGCCTTTTTGAACGTCAGCGCAACGCTCCCCGAGAAAGGCCGCGATCTCAGGCTCG is part of the Bradyrhizobium commune genome and harbors:
- a CDS encoding Lrp/AsnC family transcriptional regulator, translating into MAGRHQLDGVDLRILSELQQDGRVRNNELAHRVGVSAPNCLRRLKSLFSRGVIRAVRAVIDERLIGYEVVSFVSIQLGSQAQPVLEAFESSIGAIPRIQQCWRISGDTDYLLKCVAPSVESMRQQLLHFAAMPNVKNVRSFPVLGVAKDVPLPVQEVTAAAPTG
- a CDS encoding ETC complex I subunit, which translates into the protein MTARIFKPAKNAMQSGRSKTKQWQLDYEPEQPRAVEPLMGWTSSGDMKQQITLHFHTKEEAVAYCERKGIAYQVIEPKDSLHRQVAYADNFSFRRGEPWTH